The proteins below come from a single Zhouia spongiae genomic window:
- a CDS encoding RidA family protein produces the protein MKKIITSVNAPAPIGPYNQAVLSGNTLYMSGQIALDPKTGELKTNSIAAETEQVMKNLEAVLEAAGMTFDNVIKSSIFLKNMNDFSKVNAVYGSRFDEATAPARETVEVANLPKFVNVEISMIAVKQ, from the coding sequence ATGAAAAAGATTATAACATCAGTAAACGCACCTGCCCCTATTGGCCCATACAACCAGGCTGTCCTTAGCGGAAACACCCTTTACATGTCGGGACAAATTGCTCTCGACCCTAAAACCGGTGAACTGAAGACTAACTCTATAGCGGCAGAAACCGAACAGGTAATGAAAAACCTCGAGGCAGTATTAGAAGCTGCAGGCATGACTTTTGATAATGTAATCAAGTCGAGTATATTTCTTAAGAACATGAACGATTTCAGTAAGGTAAATGCCGTGTATGGCAGCCGTTTTGACGAAGCTACAGCCCCGGCAAGAGAAACTGTTGAAGTTGCCAACCTGCCAAAGTTCGTCAATGTAGAGATTTCTATGATCGCTGTAAAACAATAA